A DNA window from Mycolicibacter terrae contains the following coding sequences:
- a CDS encoding NAD(P)-dependent alcohol dehydrogenase, whose product MSTVSAYAATSPTDPLTKTTITRRDPGPHDVAFDIAFAGICHSDIHTVKAEWGRPQYPVVPGHEIAGVVTAVGADVTKFKIGDRVGVGCFVDSCRECPSCQAGLEQYCTGGGMVGTYAGVGRDGQPTQGGYSGAIVVDENYVLSIPDEIPLDAAAPLLCAGVTTYSPLRHWNVGPGKRIAVVGLGGLGHMAVKLATAMGAEVTVLSQSLKKMEDGLRLGAEHYYATSDPATFKKLRGTFDVVLNTVSASLDLGAYLGLLTLDGSLVELGMPEKALAVPPGPLVRMRRSVSGSLIGGIAETQEMLNFCAEHGVRPEIEVIEPDYINTAYERVLASDVRYRFVIDTASLRQP is encoded by the coding sequence ATGAGCACCGTTTCCGCTTATGCCGCCACGTCGCCGACCGACCCCCTGACCAAGACCACCATCACCCGCCGGGACCCGGGTCCGCACGACGTCGCTTTCGATATCGCTTTCGCCGGTATCTGCCACTCCGACATCCACACCGTCAAGGCCGAGTGGGGCCGCCCGCAATACCCAGTCGTGCCCGGACATGAGATCGCCGGCGTGGTGACCGCGGTCGGCGCGGATGTCACCAAGTTCAAGATCGGCGACCGCGTCGGCGTCGGCTGCTTCGTCGACTCGTGCCGCGAGTGCCCCAGCTGCCAAGCCGGCCTCGAGCAGTACTGCACCGGCGGCGGCATGGTCGGCACCTACGCCGGCGTCGGCCGTGACGGCCAGCCCACCCAGGGTGGCTACAGCGGCGCGATCGTCGTCGACGAGAACTATGTGCTGAGCATCCCGGATGAGATTCCGCTCGATGCCGCCGCGCCGCTGCTGTGCGCCGGCGTCACCACCTACTCGCCGCTGCGCCACTGGAATGTCGGTCCCGGCAAGCGAATTGCCGTCGTCGGTCTGGGCGGTCTGGGCCACATGGCCGTCAAGCTCGCAACCGCGATGGGTGCCGAGGTCACCGTGCTGTCCCAGTCGCTGAAGAAGATGGAGGACGGGCTGCGGTTGGGCGCCGAGCATTACTACGCCACCAGCGACCCCGCGACGTTCAAGAAGTTGCGCGGCACCTTCGACGTCGTCCTGAACACCGTCTCGGCGAGCCTGGACCTGGGTGCGTACCTGGGGCTGCTCACCCTGGACGGCAGCCTGGTCGAGCTGGGCATGCCGGAGAAAGCCCTGGCGGTACCGCCGGGCCCCCTGGTCAGGATGCGACGCAGCGTGTCGGGGTCGTTGATCGGCGGGATCGCCGAGACGCAGGAGATGCTGAACTTCTGCGCCGAGCACGGCGTGCGCCCCGAGATCGAGGTGATCGAACCGGATTACATCAACACCGCCTACGAGCGGGTGCTCGCCTCAGACGTGCGCTACCGGTTCGTCATCGACACCGCGTCGTTGCGGCAGCCCTGA